One segment of Strix aluco isolate bStrAlu1 chromosome 17, bStrAlu1.hap1, whole genome shotgun sequence DNA contains the following:
- the LOC141931421 gene encoding protein-glutamine gamma-glutamyltransferase E-like isoform X3, which produces MGQAAMQPSTNWHLKENARNHHTSKFSSKELIVRRGQAFIVTFNGTEQPEQNLTFVAETGPKPSKLAKTQATFGISSTVSKESWSAVLQSTSSNSVSISISSPPNAVIGRYKLSVQTTSSGSSSPASLGTFVLLFNPWSSGDDVFMPNKAECEEYVLEEFGIIFAGNKNHINSFGWNFGQFQGDILNICLSMLDRSLNYRQDPATDVSHRNDPKYLGRVLSAMVNANDDQGVLLGNWSGNYEGGKSPSSWTGSGEILQNWKKSGFKPVRYGQCWVFAAVLTTVLRCLGIPTRTITNFSSAHDADGNLRVDEFYDASGNHLDRAADSIWNFHVWNESWFSRSDLDPSYSGWQVLDATPQEESGGIYQCGPASRNAIKEGDVDLDYDCPFVFAEVNADCMYWNYDPATGKKTLMFSKSTVIGQFISTKAVGKDDRVDVTNDYKYEEGSTKERDIFKKARKKLGLEDKFDPTAPTPQEIDQKPDISGKFKVSGPLEVGKDLNLILVLANLQSDAKTVHLNMTAWSTVYTRRPVHEIWKDSISVTLSPKEEKQFPIKISYTEYQQQLTTDNTIQVTALCHVEGGIQVLVQRDITLDNPAIDIQVLGEAKVNKEVDVEVIFTNPIDTEVMDCVLQVEGNDLLRGILEIDVPPLKASEKSSTKFKLIPFETGPKHLLVNFSCDKFADIKTFKMVNVID; this is translated from the exons ATGGGCCAAG CTGCAATGCAGCCAAGTACCAACTGGCAcctgaaagaaaatgcaagaaatcaCCACACAAGTAAATTTTCTAGCAAAGAGTTGATTGTGAGGAGAGGACAGGCCTTCATTGTCACCTTCAACGGAACAGAACAGCCTGAGCAAAACTTAACATTCGTCGCAGAAACAG gTCCAAAACCCTCAAAGCTGGCTAAGACCCAGGCCACATTTGGTATCTCCAGCACAGTGAGCAAGGAGAGCTGGAGTGCAGTTCTACAGTCTACCAGTTCCAACTCTGTGAGCATCTCCATCTCCAGCCCACCTAATGCTGTCATTGGACGTTACAAGCTGAGTGTTCAAACTACTTCAAGCGGCAGCTCCTCTCCAGCAAGCCTTGGcacttttgttttgctctttaacCCTTGGTCTTCAG gtgatgATGTGTTCATGCCTAACAAGGCTGAGTGTGAGGAATATGTGCTAGAAGAGTTTGGCATAATTTTTGCAGGCAATAAAAATCATATCAACAGCTTTGGATGGAACTTTGGCCAG TTTCAAGGCGATATTCTCAATATTTGCCTTTCCATGCTGGATCGAAGCTTAAACTATCGTCAGGATCCTGCCACAGATGTATCTCACCGAAATGACCCCAAATATCTGGGCCGCGTTCTCAGTGCAATG GTCAACGCCAATGATGACCAAGGGGTTCTGCTAGGAAACTGGAGTGGAAATTATGAGGGTGGGAAAAGTCCAAGCAGCTGGACTGGAAGTGGTGAAATCCTGCAAAACTGGAAGAAATCAGGATTCAAACCTGTTAGATATGGACAATGTTGGGTTTTTGCAGCGGTATTGACTACAG TGCTTAGATGTCTGGGGATTCCCACTCGTACGATTACAAATTTCAGCTCTGCCCATGATGCAGATGGAAATCTGCGTGTGGATGAATTTTATGATGCTTCTGGAAATCATTTGGACAGGGCAGCTGACAGCATATG GAATTTCCATGTCTGGAATGAAAGCTGGTTTTCCCGCAGTGACTTGGACCCCTCATACAGTGGATGGCAAGTTCTGGATGCAACTCCCCAAGAAGAAAGTGGAG GAATTTATCAGTGTGGTCCTGCCTCACGGAATGCCATCAAAGAAGGAGATGTAGATCTGGACTACGACTGCCCATTCGTATTTGCAGAAGTGAATGCAGACTGTATGTACTGGAATTATGACCCTGCAACTGGAAAGAAGACATTAATGTTCTCTAAGTCTACTGTAATTGGCCAATTCATCAGCACAAAGGCCGTTGGTAAAGACGATCGTGTAGATGTCACCAATGATTATAAATATGAAGAAG GCTCTACaaaagaaagagatatttttaaaaaagcccgTAAGAAGCTGGGACTTGAGGATAAATTTGATCCTACAGCACCAACACCACAGGAAATCGATCAAAAGCCTGACATCTCAGGGAAGTTCAAGGTGTCTGGCCCTTTAGAAGTTGGAAAAGATCTCAATCTAATTCTGGTTCTTGCAAACCTACAGTCTGATGCTAAGACTGTTCATTTAAATATGACTGCTTGGAGCACTGTGTACACTAGAAGACCGGTTCATGAGATCTGGAAGGACTCCATATCTGTCACTCTATCTCCTAAGGAAG AGAAACAATTTCCCATTAAGATATCATATACTGAATATCAACAGCAGTTAACTACAGACAACACGATCCAGGTAACAGCTTTATGTCATGTAGAAGGTGGGATTCAAGTGCTAGTGCAAAGAGACATCACCCTGGACAACCCTGCCATTGACATACAG GTACTCGGTGAAGCAAAAGTGAATAAAGAAGTGGATGTGGAAGTGATATTTACCAATCCTATTGATACGGAAGTGATGGACTGTGTGCTGCAGGTAGAAGGCAATGACCTGCTCAGAGGAATTCTTGAGATAGA CGTACCACCACTGAAAGCCAGTGAGAAATCCAGTACAAAGTTTAAACTCATCCCTTTTGAGACGGGTCCCAAACATCTACTTGTTAATTTCTCCTGTGATAAATTTGCAGATATCAAGACATTTAAGATGGTAAATGTGATTGACTAA
- the LOC141931421 gene encoding protein-glutamine gamma-glutamyltransferase E-like isoform X2: MGQAAMQPSTNWHLKENARNHHTSKFSSKELIVRRGQAFIVTFNGTEQPEQNLTFVAETGPKPSKLAKTQATFGISSTVSKESWSAVLQSTSSNSVSISISSPPNAVIGRYKLSVQTTSSGSSSPASLGTFVLLFNPWSSGDDVFMPNKAECEEYVLEEFGIIFAGNKNHINSFGWNFGQFQGDILNICLSMLDRSLNYRQDPATDVSHRNDPKYLGRVLSAMVNANDDQGVLLGNWSGNYEGGKSPSSWTGSGEILQNWKKSGFKPVRYGQCWVFAAVLTTVLRCLGIPTRTITNFSSAHDADGNLRVDEFYDASGNHLDRAADSIWNFHVWNESWFSRSDLDPSYSGWQVLDATPQEESGGTQILFQDVKELIRSKLLFLDAAGIYQCGPASRNAIKEGDVDLDYDCPFVFAEVNADCMYWNYDPATGKKTLMFSKSTVIGQFISTKAVGKDDRVDVTNDYKYEEGSTKERDIFKKARKKLGLEDKFDPTAPTPQEIDQKPDISGKFKVSGPLEVGKDLNLILVLANLQSDAKTVHLNMTAWSTVYTRRPVHEIWKDSISVTLSPKEEKQFPIKISYTEYQQQLTTDNTIQVTALCHVEGGIQVLVQRDITLDNPAIDIQVLGEAKVNKEVDVEVIFTNPIDTEVMDCVLQVEGNDLLRGILEIDVPPLKASEKSSTKFKLIPFETGPKHLLVNFSCDKFADIKTFKMVNVID; encoded by the exons ATGGGCCAAG CTGCAATGCAGCCAAGTACCAACTGGCAcctgaaagaaaatgcaagaaatcaCCACACAAGTAAATTTTCTAGCAAAGAGTTGATTGTGAGGAGAGGACAGGCCTTCATTGTCACCTTCAACGGAACAGAACAGCCTGAGCAAAACTTAACATTCGTCGCAGAAACAG gTCCAAAACCCTCAAAGCTGGCTAAGACCCAGGCCACATTTGGTATCTCCAGCACAGTGAGCAAGGAGAGCTGGAGTGCAGTTCTACAGTCTACCAGTTCCAACTCTGTGAGCATCTCCATCTCCAGCCCACCTAATGCTGTCATTGGACGTTACAAGCTGAGTGTTCAAACTACTTCAAGCGGCAGCTCCTCTCCAGCAAGCCTTGGcacttttgttttgctctttaacCCTTGGTCTTCAG gtgatgATGTGTTCATGCCTAACAAGGCTGAGTGTGAGGAATATGTGCTAGAAGAGTTTGGCATAATTTTTGCAGGCAATAAAAATCATATCAACAGCTTTGGATGGAACTTTGGCCAG TTTCAAGGCGATATTCTCAATATTTGCCTTTCCATGCTGGATCGAAGCTTAAACTATCGTCAGGATCCTGCCACAGATGTATCTCACCGAAATGACCCCAAATATCTGGGCCGCGTTCTCAGTGCAATG GTCAACGCCAATGATGACCAAGGGGTTCTGCTAGGAAACTGGAGTGGAAATTATGAGGGTGGGAAAAGTCCAAGCAGCTGGACTGGAAGTGGTGAAATCCTGCAAAACTGGAAGAAATCAGGATTCAAACCTGTTAGATATGGACAATGTTGGGTTTTTGCAGCGGTATTGACTACAG TGCTTAGATGTCTGGGGATTCCCACTCGTACGATTACAAATTTCAGCTCTGCCCATGATGCAGATGGAAATCTGCGTGTGGATGAATTTTATGATGCTTCTGGAAATCATTTGGACAGGGCAGCTGACAGCATATG GAATTTCCATGTCTGGAATGAAAGCTGGTTTTCCCGCAGTGACTTGGACCCCTCATACAGTGGATGGCAAGTTCTGGATGCAACTCCCCAAGAAGAAAGTGGAGGTACGCAGATTTTATTTCAGGA TGTCAAAGAGTTGATTAGgtctaaattattatttcttgatGCCGCAGGAATTTATCAGTGTGGTCCTGCCTCACGGAATGCCATCAAAGAAGGAGATGTAGATCTGGACTACGACTGCCCATTCGTATTTGCAGAAGTGAATGCAGACTGTATGTACTGGAATTATGACCCTGCAACTGGAAAGAAGACATTAATGTTCTCTAAGTCTACTGTAATTGGCCAATTCATCAGCACAAAGGCCGTTGGTAAAGACGATCGTGTAGATGTCACCAATGATTATAAATATGAAGAAG GCTCTACaaaagaaagagatatttttaaaaaagcccgTAAGAAGCTGGGACTTGAGGATAAATTTGATCCTACAGCACCAACACCACAGGAAATCGATCAAAAGCCTGACATCTCAGGGAAGTTCAAGGTGTCTGGCCCTTTAGAAGTTGGAAAAGATCTCAATCTAATTCTGGTTCTTGCAAACCTACAGTCTGATGCTAAGACTGTTCATTTAAATATGACTGCTTGGAGCACTGTGTACACTAGAAGACCGGTTCATGAGATCTGGAAGGACTCCATATCTGTCACTCTATCTCCTAAGGAAG AGAAACAATTTCCCATTAAGATATCATATACTGAATATCAACAGCAGTTAACTACAGACAACACGATCCAGGTAACAGCTTTATGTCATGTAGAAGGTGGGATTCAAGTGCTAGTGCAAAGAGACATCACCCTGGACAACCCTGCCATTGACATACAG GTACTCGGTGAAGCAAAAGTGAATAAAGAAGTGGATGTGGAAGTGATATTTACCAATCCTATTGATACGGAAGTGATGGACTGTGTGCTGCAGGTAGAAGGCAATGACCTGCTCAGAGGAATTCTTGAGATAGA CGTACCACCACTGAAAGCCAGTGAGAAATCCAGTACAAAGTTTAAACTCATCCCTTTTGAGACGGGTCCCAAACATCTACTTGTTAATTTCTCCTGTGATAAATTTGCAGATATCAAGACATTTAAGATGGTAAATGTGATTGACTAA
- the LOC141931421 gene encoding protein-glutamine gamma-glutamyltransferase E-like isoform X1 produces the protein MQSWRGCLRSFLLGWTLKFSCSSHFFIAAMQPSTNWHLKENARNHHTSKFSSKELIVRRGQAFIVTFNGTEQPEQNLTFVAETGPKPSKLAKTQATFGISSTVSKESWSAVLQSTSSNSVSISISSPPNAVIGRYKLSVQTTSSGSSSPASLGTFVLLFNPWSSGDDVFMPNKAECEEYVLEEFGIIFAGNKNHINSFGWNFGQFQGDILNICLSMLDRSLNYRQDPATDVSHRNDPKYLGRVLSAMVNANDDQGVLLGNWSGNYEGGKSPSSWTGSGEILQNWKKSGFKPVRYGQCWVFAAVLTTVLRCLGIPTRTITNFSSAHDADGNLRVDEFYDASGNHLDRAADSIWNFHVWNESWFSRSDLDPSYSGWQVLDATPQEESGGIYQCGPASRNAIKEGDVDLDYDCPFVFAEVNADCMYWNYDPATGKKTLMFSKSTVIGQFISTKAVGKDDRVDVTNDYKYEEGSTKERDIFKKARKKLGLEDKFDPTAPTPQEIDQKPDISGKFKVSGPLEVGKDLNLILVLANLQSDAKTVHLNMTAWSTVYTRRPVHEIWKDSISVTLSPKEEKQFPIKISYTEYQQQLTTDNTIQVTALCHVEGGIQVLVQRDITLDNPAIDIQVLGEAKVNKEVDVEVIFTNPIDTEVMDCVLQVEGNDLLRGILEIDVPPLKASEKSSTKFKLIPFETGPKHLLVNFSCDKFADIKTFKMVNVID, from the exons ATGCAATCCTGGAGAGGGTGTCTGCGCTCCTTCCTCCTTGGATGGACCCTCAAGTTTTCTTGTTCTTCTCACTTTTTCATAGCTGCAATGCAGCCAAGTACCAACTGGCAcctgaaagaaaatgcaagaaatcaCCACACAAGTAAATTTTCTAGCAAAGAGTTGATTGTGAGGAGAGGACAGGCCTTCATTGTCACCTTCAACGGAACAGAACAGCCTGAGCAAAACTTAACATTCGTCGCAGAAACAG gTCCAAAACCCTCAAAGCTGGCTAAGACCCAGGCCACATTTGGTATCTCCAGCACAGTGAGCAAGGAGAGCTGGAGTGCAGTTCTACAGTCTACCAGTTCCAACTCTGTGAGCATCTCCATCTCCAGCCCACCTAATGCTGTCATTGGACGTTACAAGCTGAGTGTTCAAACTACTTCAAGCGGCAGCTCCTCTCCAGCAAGCCTTGGcacttttgttttgctctttaacCCTTGGTCTTCAG gtgatgATGTGTTCATGCCTAACAAGGCTGAGTGTGAGGAATATGTGCTAGAAGAGTTTGGCATAATTTTTGCAGGCAATAAAAATCATATCAACAGCTTTGGATGGAACTTTGGCCAG TTTCAAGGCGATATTCTCAATATTTGCCTTTCCATGCTGGATCGAAGCTTAAACTATCGTCAGGATCCTGCCACAGATGTATCTCACCGAAATGACCCCAAATATCTGGGCCGCGTTCTCAGTGCAATG GTCAACGCCAATGATGACCAAGGGGTTCTGCTAGGAAACTGGAGTGGAAATTATGAGGGTGGGAAAAGTCCAAGCAGCTGGACTGGAAGTGGTGAAATCCTGCAAAACTGGAAGAAATCAGGATTCAAACCTGTTAGATATGGACAATGTTGGGTTTTTGCAGCGGTATTGACTACAG TGCTTAGATGTCTGGGGATTCCCACTCGTACGATTACAAATTTCAGCTCTGCCCATGATGCAGATGGAAATCTGCGTGTGGATGAATTTTATGATGCTTCTGGAAATCATTTGGACAGGGCAGCTGACAGCATATG GAATTTCCATGTCTGGAATGAAAGCTGGTTTTCCCGCAGTGACTTGGACCCCTCATACAGTGGATGGCAAGTTCTGGATGCAACTCCCCAAGAAGAAAGTGGAG GAATTTATCAGTGTGGTCCTGCCTCACGGAATGCCATCAAAGAAGGAGATGTAGATCTGGACTACGACTGCCCATTCGTATTTGCAGAAGTGAATGCAGACTGTATGTACTGGAATTATGACCCTGCAACTGGAAAGAAGACATTAATGTTCTCTAAGTCTACTGTAATTGGCCAATTCATCAGCACAAAGGCCGTTGGTAAAGACGATCGTGTAGATGTCACCAATGATTATAAATATGAAGAAG GCTCTACaaaagaaagagatatttttaaaaaagcccgTAAGAAGCTGGGACTTGAGGATAAATTTGATCCTACAGCACCAACACCACAGGAAATCGATCAAAAGCCTGACATCTCAGGGAAGTTCAAGGTGTCTGGCCCTTTAGAAGTTGGAAAAGATCTCAATCTAATTCTGGTTCTTGCAAACCTACAGTCTGATGCTAAGACTGTTCATTTAAATATGACTGCTTGGAGCACTGTGTACACTAGAAGACCGGTTCATGAGATCTGGAAGGACTCCATATCTGTCACTCTATCTCCTAAGGAAG AGAAACAATTTCCCATTAAGATATCATATACTGAATATCAACAGCAGTTAACTACAGACAACACGATCCAGGTAACAGCTTTATGTCATGTAGAAGGTGGGATTCAAGTGCTAGTGCAAAGAGACATCACCCTGGACAACCCTGCCATTGACATACAG GTACTCGGTGAAGCAAAAGTGAATAAAGAAGTGGATGTGGAAGTGATATTTACCAATCCTATTGATACGGAAGTGATGGACTGTGTGCTGCAGGTAGAAGGCAATGACCTGCTCAGAGGAATTCTTGAGATAGA CGTACCACCACTGAAAGCCAGTGAGAAATCCAGTACAAAGTTTAAACTCATCCCTTTTGAGACGGGTCCCAAACATCTACTTGTTAATTTCTCCTGTGATAAATTTGCAGATATCAAGACATTTAAGATGGTAAATGTGATTGACTAA